One genomic region from Pseudorca crassidens isolate mPseCra1 chromosome 11, mPseCra1.hap1, whole genome shotgun sequence encodes:
- the ITGA5 gene encoding integrin alpha-5, with translation MGSRTPGSPLLAVQLRWGPRRRSRLLPLLLLLLLPPPPRVGGFNLDAEAPAVLSGPPGSFFGFSVEFYRPGTDGVSVLVGAPKANTSQPGVLQGGAVYLCPWGTSPAQCTPIEFDSKGSRILESSPPSSLEGEEPVEYKSLQWFGATVRAHGSSILACAPLYSWRTEKEPLSDPVGTCYLSTDNFTRILEYAPCRSDFSQAAGQGYCQGGFSAEFTKTGRVVLGGPGSYFWQGQILSATQEQIAESYYPGYLINPVRGQLQTRQASSIYDDSYLGYSVAVGEFSGDDTEDFIAGVPKGNLTYGYVTILNGSDIRSLYNFSGEQMASYFGYAVAATDINGDGLDDLLVGAPLLMERTADGRPQEVGRVYVYLQRPAGMEPVPTLTLTGHDEFGRFGSSLTPLGDLDQDGYNDVAVGAAFGGENQQGVVFVFPGGPGGLASKPSQVLLPLWAAGHTPDFFGSALRGGRDLDGNGYPDLIVGSFGVDKAVVYRGRPIVSASASLTIFPAMFNPEEHSCSLGGNPASCINLSFCLNASGKHVPDSIGFTVELQLDWQKQKGGARRALFLASRQATLTQTLLIQNGAREDCREMKIYLRNESEFRDKLSPIHIALNFSLDPQAPVDSHGLRPVLHYQSKSRIEDKAQILLDCGEDNICVPDLQLEVFGEQNHVYLGDKNSLNLTFHAQNVGEGGAYEAELRVTAPPEAEYSGLVRHPGNFSSLSCDYFAVNQSRLLVCDLGNPMKAGASLWGGLRFTVPHLRDMKKTIQFDFQILSKNLNNSQSEVVSFQLSVEAQAQVSLNGVSKPEAVLFPVTDWHPRDQPQEEGDVGPAVHHVYELINLGPSSISRGVLELSCPQALEGQQLLYVTRVTGLSNCTTSHPPNPQGLELDPEGSQHHRLQRRDAPGRSPASSGPQILKCPEAECFRLRCELGPLHRQESRSLLLHFRVWAKTFLQREHQPFSLQCEAVYEALKMPYRILPRQLPRKELQVATAVQWIKAEGSHSVPLWIIILAVLVGLLLLGLLIYILYKLGFFKRSLPYGTAMEKAQLKPPATSDA, from the exons ATGGGGAGCCGGACGCCAGGGTCCCCTCTCCTCGCCGTGCAGCTGCGCTGGGGCCCCCGGCGCCGATCCcggctgctgccgctgctgctgctgctgctgctgccgccgccgcccagGGTCGGGGGCTTCAACTTAGACGCGGAGGCCCCAGCAGTGCTCTCCGGGCCCCCGGGCTCCTTCTTCGGCTTCTCGGTGGAGTTTTACCGGCCGGGGACAGACGG GGTCAGCGTGCTGGTGGGAGCGCCCAAGGCTAACACCAGCCAGCCGGGAGTGCTGCAGGGCGGTGCCGTCTACCTCTGCCCCTGGGGCACCAGCCCAGCACAGTGCACCCCCATTGAATTTGACAGCAAAG GCTCTCGGATCCTGGAGTCCTCACCGCCGTCCAGCCTCGAGGGAGAGGAGCCTGTGGAGTACAAGTCCCTGCAGTGGTTCGGAGCGACGGTGCGAGCCCATGGCTCCTCCATCTTG GCCTGTGCTCCCCTCTACAGCTGGCGCACCGAGAAGGAGCCGCTGAGCGATCCCGTGGGCACCTGCTACCTCTCCACAGACAACTTCACCCGGATTCTGGAGTATGCGCCGTGCCGCTCAG ATTTCAGCCAGGCAGCAGGGCAGGGTTACTGCCAAGGGGGCTTCAGTGCCGAGTTCACCAAG ACTGGGCGTGTGGTCCTGGGCGGACCAGGGAGCTATTTCTGGCAAG GCCAGATCCTGTCCGCCACCCAGGAGCAGATTGCAGAATCCTATTACCCCGGGTACCTGATCAACCCAGTTCGGGGGCAGCTGCAGACTCGCCAGGCCAGTTCCATTTACGATGACAGCTACCTGG GATACTCTGTGGCTGTAGGTGAATTCAGTGGCGATGACACAGAAG ACTTCATTGCTGGCGTGCCCAAAGGGAACCTCACCTATGGTTAC GTCACCATCCTTAATGGCTCAGACATCCGGTCCCTCTACAACTTCTCAGGGGAACAG ATGGCCTCCTACTTTGGCTATGCAGTGGCTGCCACAGACATCAATGGGGACGG GCTGGACGACTTGCTGGTAGGGGCGCCCCTGCTCATGGAGCGGACAGCCGACGGGCGGCCGCAGGAGGTGGGCAGGGTCTACGTCTACCTGCAGCGGCCGGCCGGCATGGAGCCTGTGCCCACCCTTACCCTCACTGGCCATGATGAGTTTGGTCGATTCGGCAGTTCCCTGACCCCCCTGGGGGACCTGGACCAGGATGGCTACAATG ATGTAGCCGTTGGGGCTGCCTTTGGTGGGGAGAACCAGCAGGGAGTGGTGTTTGTATTCCCTGGGGGCCCAGGGGGCCTGGCCTCTAAGCCTTCCCAGGTCCTGCTGCCCCTGTGGGCAGCTGGCCACACGCCGGACTTCTTTGGCTCTGCCCTTCGAGGAGGCCGAGACCTGGATGGCAACGGATACCCTG ATCTGATTGTGGGGTCCTTTGGTGTAGACAAGGCTGTGGTGTACAG GGGTCGCCCCATCGTGTCTGCCAGTGCCTCCCTCACCATCTTTCCCGCCATGTTCAACCCAGAGGAGCATAGCTGCAGCTTGGGGGGGAACCCTGCGTCTTG CATCAATCTCAGCTTCTGCCTCAATGCTTCTGGAAAACACGTTCCTGACTCCATCG GCTTCACGGTGGAGCTCCAGTTGGACTGGCAGAAGCAGAAGGGTGGAGCGCGGCGGGCACTGTTCCTGGCCTCCCGACAGGCCACCCTGACCCAGACCCTGCTCATCCAGAACGGGGCTCGGGAGGATTGCAGAGAGATGAAGATCTACCTCAGG AACGAGTCAGAGTTTCGAGACAAACTCTCCCCGATTCACATCGCCCTCAACTTCTCCCTGGACCCCCAAGCCCCTGTGGACAGCCACGGCCTTCGGCCAGTCCTACACTACCAGAGCAAGAGCCGCATAGAGGACAAG GCTCAGATCTTGCTGGACTGTGGAGAAGACAATATCTGTGTGCCAGACCTACAGCTGGAAGTGTTTGG GGAGCAGAACCACGTGTACCTGGGCGACAAgaactctctgaacctcactttccATGCCCAGAATGTGGGTGAGGGCGGCGCCTACGAGGCAGAGCTTCGCGTCACGGCCCCTCCAGAGGCTGAGTACTCAGGACTCGTCAGACACCCAGGG aACTTCTCCAGCCTGAGCTGTGACTACTTTGCTGTGAACCAGAGCCGCCTGCTGGTGTGTGACCTGGGCAACCCCATGAAGGCGGGAGCCAGT CTCTGGGGTGGCCTTCGGTTCACAGTCCCGCACCTCAGGGACATGAAGAAAACCATCCAGTTTGACTTCCAGATCCTCAG CAAGAATCTCAACAACTCTCAAAGCGAAGTGGTTTCCTTCCAGCTCTCTGTGGAAGCTCAGGCCCAGGTCTCCCTTAACGG TGTCTCCAAGCCCGAGGCAGTGCTATTCCCTGTGACCGACTGGCATCCCCGAGACCAGCCGCAGGAGGAGGGGGACGTGGGCCCTGCTGTCCATCATGTGTATGAG CTCATCAACCTGGGCCCCAGCTCCATTAGCCGGGGCGTGCTGGAGCTCAGCTGTCCCCAGGCTCTGGAAGGTCAGCAGCTCCTCTACGTGACCAGGGTCACAGGACTCAGCAACTGCACCACCAGTCACCCCCCCAACCCACAGGGCCTAGAG TTGGATCCCGAGGGTTCCCAGCACCACCGGCTGCAAAGACGGGATGCTCCAGGCCGGAGCCCTGCCTCCTCAGGGCCTCAGATCCTG AAATGCCCGGAGGCCGAGTGTTTCCGGCTGCGCTGCGAGCTGGGGCCACTGCACCGGCAAGAGAGCCGAAGTCTGCTACTCCATTTCCGCGTCTGGGCCAAGACCTTCCTCCAG AGGGAACACCAGCCATTTAGTCTGCAGTGTGAGGCTGTGTATGAAGCCCTGAAGATGCCCTACCGAATCCTGCCTCGGCAGCTTCCCCGAAAGGAACTGCAG GTGGCCACAGCCGTGCAGTGGATCAAGGCGGAAGGCAGCCA